A window of Saccharomyces paradoxus chromosome XIII, complete sequence contains these coding sequences:
- the STB2 gene encoding Stb2p (Protein that interacts with Sin3p in a two-hybrid assay~similar to YMR053C), protein MVMGDNIATGEKAGQFDGKRMQDLEGTQSTRDVLDDNFLGERDQKDASDDYYDEVNNEETNNSGRGYYGHSDDSEAAGLTRNDTMGQLPPLDSFIFPDSRALFLLDLGNYADLTYEEIIIHGFEIYIVEQWVACRNLSTLITSYTGNTQDTISGIRVVLPKDTSMWPGRFRQYFEELIEFALPKFTPKGTLFITNLSGVSFGLNLLHVECGDLRTIWKDFEVNFDLKNLHCGGRSANLLCPPTMASLDKFSQLFKIPTNGFIAQYPQMIQQQQPRLPEEEYESFGNSKNRNTDSKSPVVEMVTLIQISLSYFNLLHKNYQTDGLLCEDTKRAIDEWWETYGKLYLGTEKPKNECTLGPTTVAGLISLILCCYFKLMIENCISSKDPFDEVGFFQGIYNFQKKHGLNKRKSRVYLDPRTLEKLFEVTAKVSSKDIFKLKKMVTSTVQDIIGKGNPINLSHRILTTDLDTLIHNIHGGSVGLLWKGKGHPRKCCTDISNEEFLRFNYQRGDPDRQIRERDMLLEKARLERIAYAQKHPSKKVSSSSFDTSEDIEGINAMPSSATVSSMFPNYDNTKYAYNFGINKLYQGEYYRRNSFPYCKDRTHDNIYEDLSELKEKSSRLYRCNSSSTVQNIVEKWDLPFDPSVVRIARDLLRMKYDIQAQQHIQEMDEHYMGKLNKEGTVAQYSKFNERYRKLQEMYKKYSDGAKVFEGRFEDIDNKQQLLLHEMQELNSLSSRLKYDMRILEVRVRDIESSVAQFDSKLIGLKSSLQGQGKTGICSAIDPKSDKDEYEKCVNDLMTTSNPSYEALCLKMLSRRYFKELKDDTMGWFRWLFGNNSLHSNANDDDRGIQI, encoded by the coding sequence ATGGTTATGGGGGACAACATTGCCACAGGAGAGAAAGCTGGCCAGTTTGATGGAAAGCGTATGCAGGATTTAGAAGGAACTCAGTCCACCAGGGATGTACTTGATGATAATTTCCTTGGAGAACGTGATCAAAAAGATGCAAGTGATGATTATTACGACGAAGTGAACAATGAAGAAACCAATAATAGTGGTCGTGGTTACTATGGCCACTCGGATGATTCGGAAGCGGCTGGGTTGACAAGAAATGACACCATGGGCCAGCTTCCGCCGCTCGACAGTTTTATATTCCCAGATTCTAGGGCTCTGTTCTTGTTGGATTTGGGCAACTATGCCGATTTAACTTATGAAGAGATTATCATACATGGGTTTGAAATATACATAGTGGAACAATGGGTGGCATGTAGGAATTTGTCAACATTGATTACGTCATATACAGGAAATACTCAAGATACAATATCGGGAATCAGGGTCGTTTTGCCAAAGGATACGAGTATGTGGCCTGGGAGATTTAGGCAATACTTTGAGGAGTTGATCGAGTTTGCACTGCCAAAATTTACACCAAAGGGCACTCTTTTCATTACCAATTTATCAGGTGTGTCCTTTGGCTTGAACCTGTTGCATGTGGAATGTGGAGATTTGAGGACAATCTGGAAGGATTTTGAGGTTAATTTTGACTTGAAAAACTTGCACTGTGGGGGGAGGTCAGCAAACCTATTATGCCCTCCAACTATGGCATCGCTTGATAAGTTTTCACAACTGTTCAAAATCCCTACAAATGGTTTTATTGCACAATATCCCCAAATGAttcaacagcaacaaccgCGTTTACCCGAGGAAGAATACGAATCGTTTGGAAACTCGAAGAATCGGAATACTGATAGTAAGTCACCCGTTGTGGAGATGGTAACTCTGATTCAAATCTCGTTGAGttattttaatttattaCATAAAAACTACCAGACAGATGGTCTTTTGTGTGAGGATACTAAGCGAGCTATAGATGAATGGTGGGAGACTTATGGGAAATTGTACCTTGGTACagaaaagccaaaaaaTGAGTGCACTTTGGGTCCGACAACAGTAGCTGGCCTAATTAGTTTGATCCTTTGTTGctatttcaaattgatgATAGAAAATTGCATTTCCTCTAAGGATCCCTTTGATGAAGTTGGATTCTTTCAAGGTATTTataatttccaaaaaaagcATGGTCTGAATAAACGGAAATCCAGAGTTTATTTAGACCCAAGAACGTTGgagaaactttttgaagtGACAGCGAAGGTTTCCAGCAAAGACATTTTcaaactcaaaaaaatggtgaCATCAACCGTACAGGACATTATAGGAAAGGGCAACCCTATTAATCTGTCACATAGAATCCTTACAACAGATTTAGATACACTTATTCATAATATTCATGGGGGGTCCGTAGGACTATTATGGAAAGGTAAGGGTCACCCAAGAAAATGCTGTACTGATATTTCTAATGAAGAATTCCTTAGATTTAACTATCAGAGAGGTGATCCTGACAGGCAGATAAGAGAAAGGGATATGTTATTAGAAAAAGCTCGTTTAGAAAGAATCGCATACGCTCAAAAGCACCCCTCGAAGAAGGTTAGCTCTTCCAGTTTTGATACATCTGAAGACATAGAGGGAATCAATGCTATGCCCTCATCAGCAACTGTGTCGTCAATGTTCCCAAATTATGATAATACCAAATATGCTTATAATTTTGGCATCAACAAATTATATCAAGGAGAATATTACCGAAGAAATTCGTTTCCCTATTGCAAAGATCGCACGCACGACAATATTTATGAAGATCTTTCAGAGCTGAAAGAAAAGTCATCTCGTTTATATAGATGCAACTCTTCTTCTACAGTGCAAAACATAGTGGAAAAGTGGGATTTACCATTTGATCCATCTGTTGTTCGAATAGCTAGAGATTTGTTGCGAATGAAATACGATATCCAAGCGCAGCAACACATACAAGAAATGGACGAGCATTATATGGGTAAATTGAATAAAGAGGGAACTGTTGCTCAGTACTCTAAATTTAACGAAAGATATAGAAAATTGCAGGAGATGTATAAGAAGTATTCAGATGGTGCAAAAGTGTTCGAGGGGAGGTTTGAAGACATTGATAATAAGCAACAACTTCTTCTCCATGAGATGCAAGAGTTGAATTCCCTATCATCTAGATTGAAGTATGATATGAGGATATTGGAAGTTCGTGTACGAGATATTGAAAGTAGTGTTGCTCAGTTTGACTCTAAATTGATTGGTTTAAAAAGCTCTCTACAGGGGCAGGGTAAAACTGGTATATGCTCCGCAATAGACCCCAAGAGTGATAAAGACGAATATGAAAAGTGCGTAAATGATCTGATGACCACTAGCAACCCCTCCTATGAGGCTCTCTGTTTAAAGATGTTAAGTCGCCGttatttcaaagaattAAAGGATGATACGATGGGATGGTTCAGGTGGTTGTTTGGTAATAATTCTCTACACAGTAATGccaatgatgatgatagaGGAATACAAATATGA